From one Alicyclobacillus acidocaldarius subsp. acidocaldarius Tc-4-1 genomic stretch:
- a CDS encoding metal-dependent transcriptional regulator, producing the protein MSGSALDTYLEAIYVLHSEGEQVLSSRVADYLGVSRPTVSQTLQRLVGQGYVEVSDTRELVLTEEGRKRAEAIIRKHRLLERWLTDVLGLDWADAHVEAARLEGSISPLVESKLNEMLNHPATCPHGNVIPGNGHAVPKGVGLDEAPPNTPLEVIRIVEVAEEDLELLRFFHRTGLVPGETVQVHEPEPYAAGVTVTVREQTLSLDPAVAHRVQVRPKPMSQTA; encoded by the coding sequence GTGAGCGGAAGTGCCCTCGACACCTACCTCGAAGCCATCTACGTGCTTCATTCGGAAGGCGAGCAGGTTCTGTCTTCGCGCGTCGCGGATTATCTGGGTGTGTCCAGACCCACCGTTTCACAGACGCTGCAGCGGTTGGTCGGACAGGGCTACGTCGAGGTGAGCGATACCCGCGAGTTGGTCCTGACGGAAGAGGGCCGGAAGCGCGCGGAGGCCATTATTCGAAAACACCGGCTGCTCGAGCGTTGGCTTACTGATGTTCTGGGTCTGGACTGGGCGGACGCGCACGTGGAAGCCGCGCGGCTGGAAGGCAGCATTTCTCCACTCGTGGAATCGAAGTTGAACGAGATGCTGAACCACCCGGCCACGTGCCCGCACGGGAACGTCATCCCGGGAAATGGCCACGCGGTGCCCAAGGGCGTGGGGCTGGACGAGGCGCCACCCAACACACCGCTCGAAGTGATACGCATCGTCGAAGTGGCCGAGGAGGATCTCGAATTGCTGCGGTTTTTCCATCGAACGGGCCTGGTTCCGGGAGAGACCGTCCAGGTCCACGAGCCGGAGCCGTATGCTGCCGGCGTGACCGTGACCGTGCGAGAGCAGACCTTGTCGCTCGATCCCGCCGTCGCCCATCGCGTACAGGTGCGCCCGAAACCGATGAGTCAGACGGCCTGA
- a CDS encoding BrxA/BrxB family bacilliredoxin, producing the protein MMIQPMRDELTSIGFQELRTPEDVDAVMAEKTGTTFVVVNSVCGCAGGIARPAVAMALRNDRRPDRLVTVFAGQDKEATARAREYFVGQPPSSPSFFLFKDGKLVGVLHRSDIEGSTPERVAEKLVALFNEYCEPKTN; encoded by the coding sequence ATGATGATCCAACCGATGCGCGACGAACTCACGAGCATCGGGTTTCAGGAACTGCGCACGCCGGAAGACGTGGACGCTGTGATGGCCGAGAAGACTGGGACCACGTTCGTTGTGGTCAACTCGGTGTGCGGTTGTGCGGGTGGCATCGCCCGCCCGGCCGTCGCCATGGCGCTCAGGAATGACCGCAGGCCGGATCGGCTCGTGACAGTGTTCGCGGGCCAGGACAAGGAAGCCACGGCGCGCGCCCGCGAATATTTCGTCGGCCAACCGCCTTCGTCGCCGTCGTTCTTCCTGTTCAAAGACGGCAAGCTTGTCGGCGTGCTTCACCGCAGCGACATCGAGGGCTCGACGCCCGAGCGCGTCGCGGAGAAGTTGGTTGCGCTGTTCAACGAATACTGCGAGCCGAAGACAAACTGA
- a CDS encoding fumarylacetoacetate hydrolase family protein has protein sequence MGFRKQKHAEAWIPEVRNIFCVGRNFRDHASELGNQVPDSPMIFGKFTHALVPASGEVPYPSGRSDVHHELEIVLVLKDTPIRERPLEAVGAVALGIDLTDRELQSALKQKGYPWEAAKSFRRSAIVTDLYEFDDFAADVENARFALQKNGRVVQEGVPSEMVFSLSDLMLHCLDVYGLAAGDILFTGTPSGVGPVRPGDELTLFMNGEPWATFRFSAHEGGSP, from the coding sequence ATGGGGTTTCGCAAACAGAAGCATGCCGAGGCTTGGATACCAGAGGTTCGAAACATTTTTTGCGTGGGACGGAATTTTCGCGATCACGCTTCCGAATTGGGCAATCAGGTGCCCGATTCTCCGATGATCTTCGGTAAATTCACGCACGCGCTCGTTCCGGCATCTGGCGAGGTGCCGTATCCAAGTGGCAGGTCAGACGTCCATCACGAGCTCGAGATCGTGCTGGTTCTCAAGGACACCCCGATCCGAGAGAGGCCGCTCGAGGCCGTGGGAGCGGTTGCGCTTGGCATCGATTTGACGGATCGCGAACTCCAGTCGGCGCTCAAGCAGAAGGGATACCCATGGGAGGCCGCAAAGAGCTTTCGCCGTTCCGCCATTGTGACGGATCTCTACGAATTTGACGACTTCGCCGCGGACGTCGAGAACGCGCGGTTTGCCCTGCAGAAGAACGGGCGCGTGGTTCAGGAGGGTGTGCCCTCCGAGATGGTATTTTCATTATCGGATCTCATGCTCCACTGCTTGGACGTGTATGGCCTTGCCGCAGGCGACATCCTGTTCACCGGAACGCCGAGCGGCGTCGGACCTGTGCGTCCCGGGGATGAGCTCACGCTCTTCATGAACGGCGAGCCATGGGCGACGTTTCGATTCTCCGCACACGAGGGGGGATCGCCGTGA
- the hemE gene encoding uroporphyrinogen decarboxylase: MRNGDFAVNNRFLRACRREPVDRVPVWFMRQAGRYDPEYRHIRETYTLLDICREPELCARVTRMPVDKLGVDAAILFSDIMVPVGAMGMSFSLQEHVGPVMERPLRTEEDIASLRVFEPEEELPFVLETIRHLANTLPVPLIGFAGGPFTLASYMVEGGPSRDYVHTKVLMLARPDLWGRLMSKLSQAMARYLRAQVQAGASAVQIFDSWVGSLSVHAFRAHVKPYIQAMLADLAQLGVPLIYFGVHTGELLADFAEAGATVVGVDWRTPLDRARQRVGTSVALQGNLDPVSLFAPPDVLRREVETVLWLGTESPGYIFNLGHGVKPTTDLAQLQRVVEWVHTFEPKAQTAHCTKEERA; the protein is encoded by the coding sequence ATGAGGAATGGGGACTTTGCCGTGAACAATCGCTTTCTTCGCGCTTGCCGCCGCGAACCGGTGGATCGCGTACCCGTGTGGTTCATGCGCCAGGCAGGTCGATACGATCCCGAGTACCGCCACATTCGCGAGACGTACACGTTGCTCGACATCTGCCGAGAGCCGGAGCTGTGTGCCCGCGTGACGCGCATGCCGGTGGACAAGCTCGGCGTCGATGCCGCCATTCTGTTCTCCGACATCATGGTCCCCGTGGGCGCAATGGGGATGTCGTTTTCGCTACAGGAGCATGTGGGACCTGTGATGGAACGCCCGTTGCGCACCGAGGAAGACATCGCAAGCCTGCGCGTGTTTGAGCCGGAAGAAGAACTCCCTTTTGTGCTTGAAACCATCCGTCACCTCGCGAACACCCTTCCGGTCCCGCTCATCGGCTTTGCAGGCGGCCCATTTACGCTCGCCAGCTACATGGTGGAGGGCGGACCCTCCCGCGACTACGTCCACACCAAGGTCTTGATGCTCGCGCGCCCGGACCTCTGGGGCAGGCTCATGAGCAAGCTGTCGCAAGCCATGGCGCGCTACCTGCGCGCCCAGGTTCAGGCTGGCGCGAGCGCCGTGCAGATCTTCGATTCTTGGGTGGGCAGCCTGTCCGTTCACGCGTTCCGCGCACACGTGAAACCGTATATCCAGGCGATGCTTGCGGATCTCGCCCAACTCGGCGTTCCGCTGATCTACTTCGGTGTTCACACCGGTGAACTGCTCGCCGATTTCGCCGAGGCAGGCGCCACCGTCGTCGGCGTCGACTGGCGCACGCCGCTCGACCGCGCGCGCCAGCGCGTCGGGACGTCGGTCGCGCTGCAGGGCAACCTCGATCCCGTAAGCCTCTTCGCCCCTCCCGACGTCCTCCGGCGCGAAGTCGAGACCGTGCTCTGGCTCGGCACGGAGAGCCCCGGCTACATTTTCAACCTCGGCCACGGTGTCAAACCCACCACGGATCTCGCCCAGCTCCAGCGCGTTGTCGAATGGGTGCACACGTTCGAGCCAAAGGCACAAACCGCGCACTGCACAAAGGAGGAACGCGCATGA